One part of the Lycium ferocissimum isolate CSIRO_LF1 chromosome 8, AGI_CSIRO_Lferr_CH_V1, whole genome shotgun sequence genome encodes these proteins:
- the LOC132066585 gene encoding uncharacterized protein LOC132066585 codes for MLFQVHSSAPVDPSPAPGPTQETVEEPAQEPSHQASQEAVDTQVHSSAPVDGSPDEIDEEPCYEPAPLPTVISHRKHVMNRGSGRKKGTKGSKDDHAIEHVQIKRRKGDGDDGGGGGGGGGVSLRPSQTLKAPTCGT; via the exons atgttatttcaggttcattccTCTGCGCCTGTGGACCCATCTCCTGCACCGGGGCCCACTCAAGAGACCGTTGAGGAGCCAGCTCAGGAGCCCTCTCACCAGGCATCTCAGGAGGccgtcgacacacag GTTCATTCCTCTGCGCCTGTAGACGGGTCTCCTGATGAGATTGACGAGGAGCCATGTTATGAACCGGCCCCACTGCCCACCGTCATTTCCCATCGAAAGCATGTTATGAACCGGGGTTCGGGTCGAAAGAAGGGAACGAAGGGAAGCAAGGATGATCATGCCATAGAGCATGTACAGATTAAGAGAAGGAAGGGGGATGgagatgatggtggtggtggtggtggtggtggtggggttAGCCTTAGGCCTAGCCAAACTCTAAAGGCTCCCACTTGTGGGACATGA